Part of the Aquabacterium sp. NJ1 genome, GGGCAGCCAGTACCTGAAGGACCCCAACTTCCTGGATCTGCCTGAAATGCAGGCCATTGGGGCGGCCAACAACCTGGGCAACCGCCTGCCCAAAGCCCCGATGTACATCTTCGAAGGCGTGCTCGATGAAGTCATGCCGCTTGCCGACGTCGATCAGCTGGTCAAGACCTACTGCGAGCAAGGCCAGAAGGTGCAGTACAAGCGCGTCCCCTTGGGCGATCACATCAGCCTGGCACTCTCGCCCAGCGCCTCCATGAACTACGTGCTCGATCGCCTCAACGGCAAGGCCGCCCCCAATACCTGCAACTGAGCTGCAGCGCCCGCTGTCTCGCGCGTGTTGCGCCCCATGTCACCGTGGGGCGCTAAGCTTGCGCGATGTACCTCTCTCTTCAGGCTTGCCGCGCCCTGGCTGCGCTCATGGTGGTGTGCCTCCACGTGGGTGCCACGCTCAATCGCGATACCTATCTGGGGCCGGCCGCTGACCTGTTCCGGCAACTGAGCTCGTTCGGCGACGCCGGCGTGTCCTTCTTCTTCGTGCTCAGTGGCTTCATCGTCACGCGGGTGCACCTGCCCGACTTCAACCAGCCCGCGCGCCTCCCGGCCTACCTGCTCAAGCGCGTGGCGCGCATCTACCCGATGTACTGGCTGGTGTTTGCGATGACCTGCCTGTCCATCTGGCTGCTGCCCACCTCGCGCAACCCCCTGCCCGCTGATGCCGCCACGCTGATCAAGGCCTTGCTGCTGATCCCGCAAGACCCCGCCGTGGTGGGCGGCACCGGTGCCCCGGTGGTGTTCGTCGCCTGGACGCTGCAGTATGAGATGGTGTTCTACCTCGCCATGGCGCTGGCGCTGATCCAGCGCTGGTTGCTGCTGTTGCCACTGGGCCTGATCCTGCTCAACAGCCTGACCCATTCCGCCGGCGATCACTTCATTCGGAACTTTCTTTCCAACGACCACATTTATCTGTTCGTCATGGGTGCGGGGCTGGCCATGCTGGGCAGCCGGTCATGGCGGCTGTCTGCCACGCAGGCCCGCATGGCCATCACCGCCGCCGCGCTGGCCTTCGTCGCCCTGGCTGCCTGGGAGGACCTGACCTTTCCGGCCAACAACCGCGGCCTGAGCGTGCTGCTGTTTGGTGGCATCAGCACCGTGGGCGTCCTGGGGCTTACCCATCTGGAAGACGCGGGCTGGCGCCCTCGCCCCGACCACCTGCTGGTCCGACTGGGCCATGCCTCCTACACGCTCTACCTCATCCATGTGGCCGTCATGTCGGTGCTGGGCAAGATGGTCTCGTTGCTGGCACAGC contains:
- a CDS encoding acyltransferase, with the protein product MYLSLQACRALAALMVVCLHVGATLNRDTYLGPAADLFRQLSSFGDAGVSFFFVLSGFIVTRVHLPDFNQPARLPAYLLKRVARIYPMYWLVFAMTCLSIWLLPTSRNPLPADAATLIKALLLIPQDPAVVGGTGAPVVFVAWTLQYEMVFYLAMALALIQRWLLLLPLGLILLNSLTHSAGDHFIRNFLSNDHIYLFVMGAGLAMLGSRSWRLSATQARMAITAAALAFVALAAWEDLTFPANNRGLSVLLFGGISTVGVLGLTHLEDAGWRPRPDHLLVRLGHASYTLYLIHVAVMSVLGKMVSLLAQHARPFGPAAATTSAILIVAACALVALVVHRHVEQPIMRKLNQAISRWTDTTAHRT